A single Phragmites australis chromosome 4, lpPhrAust1.1, whole genome shotgun sequence DNA region contains:
- the LOC133914498 gene encoding uncharacterized protein LOC133914498 has translation MEVAVECAKCECCGLREDCTRDYILGVRAAFGGRWLCGLCSEAVRDEAARGRTKQRGGCHGGAAAAGLEEALRDHMAFCGKCRRSPAFRVADGMRQMLQRRSK, from the coding sequence ATGGAGGTAGCAGTAGAGTGCGCGAAGTGCGAGTGCTGCGGGCTGCGGGAGGACTGCACCCGGGACTACATCCTCGGCGTGCGGGCGGCCTTCGGCGGGCGGTGGCTCTGCGGGCTCTGCTCGGAGGCGGTGCGGGACGAGGCGGCCAGGGGCAGGACGAAGCAGAGAGGCGGCTGTCATGGCGGCGCAGCCgcagcggggctggaggagGCGCTCAGGGACCACATGGCCTTCTGCGGCAAGTGCAGGAGGAGCCCCGCGTTccgcgtcgccgacggcatgcGGCAGATGCTGCAGAGGCGGTCCAAGTGA